AGAGTCTAACATGTCTTGATCTGCATCTTCTGAAGCTGAGAGGACATTCACTTCTTCTTTGTCATCCTCCCAGTTTGCGTCTTCCAATTGAGGACTCACGGACCTCTTCTCTGACTCTGCCCCTGACCTTCTCCGGTGCTCTGAAATATTTCACGAAAGCAAACAATTAAAGACCGGAGACGCATAAAGTCTGGGCAATGTGAGGCAAGAGAAGAGGAAAACATACTTTTGTTGGTAATTGCATGACGAGTCATGGCCAAGAATTCGTCCCACTTGAATTTCCTGAGttctttcttctcctcctcagAAAGATCGAAATTTGGTTCCCTCCCACACATGAAAGCTGCCCTGAACACAAATAAAGAAACTAACAAAGTTTAGATGTGCTATAAAACTTATAGCATTTGTCACAAAAAGCCTGCCACTCATTTTCCCATTTGGCTTATCAAGTTTCATGTTTTTGAATGTCGGGGATTGGCACGAACCACTATATCATGTTGGTAGTACAGGCACAACAGGCCTTTAGATGGAATGAACATTTTAGGATGGCATGTCCTATCTGATGACCCAGTCTGGTGAACACGGACTAAAAAAACCAGTGAAGCAACAATGAAGACTAAGATTTGTTTTATTTGAAGGTGTTTTTAATGACATGATGAGGAACCAATGATAAAGAGAAGGCGCTTGCTAGTCGGTAGACAAAAGAAAACTGCAATGATTTATGATTTTCAAAATTATGCACAACTAAAATATCTAGTATAAGCTGATCTTTCCTCAGAGTGCTCATCAAATAAATATTGTTCGTAGTGACAAAAAGGCGATAGTACCTGTCGTACAAATGGGCAGCCTCTTCTTGTGAACCAACAGTGCCTAAGTGGATTTGTTTCTTGTCAACTTTTATTGCTGCCTGCCACTTCATATTCTTGAAATAGACACCTCTCATTAGACATGGTTCCTGGTTCTGAGCATGCTTTCTGCGATGTCGCTTTCTGCGTTTGATTGGTGGCCCTGCAAATAGCATTTTATGTTTTAGAAACGATCAACCGGTAACATTGGCATAACCTCTCAAGCTAATTGTAATGGATAAACGTATACGTTATCTTTAAAATTTCCATTATCAAGATTCAAGAATACGCTGTGTGCCAAGATATTTCTATTGGCATATATACCAAAAGTTGAAAACAACTGCAAAATCAAAAACTCACATCTTCTCTGAGAAATGAAATCGCAAAGACAACCACAAAGTAGCTCATAATGTAAAGACGGAAAATACAAGTTTCAAAAGGATGAGTTCGCAAATTTGTGCGTCCAAAGTCCATGATATCCAGCATTCTAATCTGTAatatataattagaaatgatAGCAAATTTAATATACACAACAAACCTGCCACATCGTGCTGCTCTTTGGATAAGCTAGAACCAGATGCAGTTGAGGATCGAAATTCTGCTTTCACAATGGTATTCTGGTAATAAATAAAGCAACAGATAGAATGAAGCCAAGAAGCCAAGAAATTATTGAAAGGAATCCAGAACTCTAGTAAAATCTCCCAGATAGAACTTTCGAGTTTCTACTTATGGcatatatttttccttttttggctGAACcaattcattaaaataaatattatagaAGAAAATGCTGTTTTTTAGCCTTCTTGATCAAGCAACTAGCAATTAAGAGCATACTTGGTGACAAAACCAGGCCTAGGGGCACCAACATCTCAAATGGTTTATTGCTTATGAAAATCCTTTTCTTGCATTAAAAGAAGGGAACTGtagttttcttttgaaatatagaaagtttggagcgCACAGTGAGAATTTTGTAGTGCCAGTAACAATCCCCTAAAAGAAATATTGTTATAATGAAAACGGTTTTTTAGGTCTTATATGGTGATCATTTCCATCTTACCATTTTGCTATAGGTACCCTGCTCAGCTTACGCTACGCTATCGAGACATGCAGCCTACGGATTTTTGTTCTAAAGCATATATGGAAATTTTCTCTTACCATACATACATATAGGTTaacagaaaaacataaaaaccctGCCTGACGAGTGTCCTAAACAAGCTAATAAGACCTTCAAAGAAAACAGTTGCCCATCTAATGTACGTAATTTAATGATATAGACTGATCGACAATCTACTCTTACCCCATCTGGTTGATTTACATCATTTGCAGGCATGGGATGCACACTGACAGGATTCGTACGGGTGAAATTTTGAGAAGTGGTTCCATTGTTGACAACCCTAGGAAGTGGATCCAGAACCGGAGGTATCTCTGCAAAGACAAAAATTGGTGAAGATTTCGTTtaagcataaaaaataaataaataaaaagtcatCAAACTGAAAATGTATCACAAAGCGCTGAAAGGTTACGACACAACTTAAAACTCAAAGAGGATTAGCATGTGAATTGCTAAGAGTAGAAGAACAATACATGCTATTCAATAAAAACAATCAACTATATGTTGTATAGCACATTTCCACTGATTATTACCACAGCATAGTCCCAATCCCAACAGTCTGCGCCTTCTTAAGCTCACCATGGTTGATTTCAACTTGATTATCGAAGCACAACACTCGCTTGGCGGCCTTTTTCATGCATCACCCATTCCTTGGACAAATCAAGTAGACATATTACAACGAAAAGTAAGGTTACAATTTCAAACGGGGTACGACTTAACAATTAAAATGTCAACAAAAAACATAATAATGTGTGAACAAGTAAATCAAAACACAATGCCACTAACTATAGAGAACCGCATTAAAGGATGAAAAACTTCAGAACATACATTTCTTAACTACATCATCGAAATTCATATGCAATGTGAATGCAGGTCAAGGCACTTCTGAAGAAACTACTACAATACTATTTACAAGTGATCAAGGATAAAACACCACCAAGTGGTcacatgatctaagattatatTTTCGATTTCTATTGCTACAACAGAAAATTATTCCAACAAAGCCATAAGGAACTCAAAAACTCCAATCATAAAAGATACACATGAACTTCCCCTGATATTTTAAACACCTTATGTGCCTTGATTAAAGTGAGCAGACAAACAATTGTGCTTGTACAATCGAAAACAGTCTCAG
This genomic stretch from Pyrus communis chromosome 2, drPyrComm1.1, whole genome shotgun sequence harbors:
- the LOC137726799 gene encoding ethylene-responsive transcription factor-like protein At4g13040, translating into MVSLRRRRLLGLGLCCEIPPVLDPLPRVVNNGTTSQNFTRTNPVSVHPMPANDVNQPDGNTIVKAEFRSSTASGSSLSKEQHDVAGPPIKRRKRHRRKHAQNQEPCLMRGVYFKNMKWQAAIKVDKKQIHLGTVGSQEEAAHLYDRAAFMCGREPNFDLSEEEKKELRKFKWDEFLAMTRHAITNKKHRRRSGAESEKRSVSPQLEDANWEDDKEEVNVLSASEDADQDMLDS